In Panacibacter ginsenosidivorans, the following proteins share a genomic window:
- a CDS encoding GRP family sugar transporter, with translation MFIVESYGVAVFFCIITMLCWGSWANTQKLAEKTWRFELFYWDYVIGIVLFSVVSALTLGSTGDKGRSFMDDLQQADSANIGSAFLGGIIFNAANILFSAAIAMAGMAVAFPIAIGLALVLGVIVNYAASQKGDPTYLFLGVALVMIAIIINAIAYRRISNANQKVSGKGIIISLIAGVLMSFFYRFIAASMDLENFEQPAAGKMTPYTAVFIFSIGILASNFLFNTILMKRPFEGAPVSYTDYFKGKFKTHMVGVLGGLIWGLGNSFNLIAAGKAGAAISYGLGQGATLIAALWGVFIWKEFKQSPAGTDGFVTAMFLFFITGLALIIYAGS, from the coding sequence ATGTTTATTGTAGAATCTTACGGTGTTGCTGTATTCTTTTGCATAATTACCATGCTCTGCTGGGGCTCATGGGCCAATACACAAAAGCTTGCAGAAAAAACCTGGCGCTTTGAATTGTTCTATTGGGATTATGTAATTGGCATTGTATTATTCTCTGTAGTGTCCGCACTTACATTAGGCAGCACAGGAGATAAAGGCAGAAGTTTTATGGATGATCTGCAACAGGCAGACAGTGCAAACATCGGCAGCGCATTTCTTGGCGGCATAATTTTTAATGCAGCAAACATTTTATTCTCCGCAGCTATTGCAATGGCAGGTATGGCGGTAGCTTTCCCTATAGCCATTGGATTAGCGCTGGTACTTGGTGTAATAGTAAATTATGCTGCGTCCCAAAAAGGAGATCCTACTTATTTATTTCTTGGTGTTGCGTTAGTGATGATCGCTATTATAATCAATGCTATTGCATACAGGAGGATCAGTAATGCTAATCAAAAAGTTTCCGGGAAAGGAATTATTATTTCATTGATCGCCGGTGTGTTAATGTCTTTCTTCTATCGCTTTATTGCAGCATCAATGGATCTTGAAAATTTTGAACAACCAGCCGCTGGAAAGATGACACCTTATACCGCGGTCTTTATTTTTTCTATTGGAATATTAGCAAGCAACTTTTTATTCAACACCATTTTAATGAAGCGGCCGTTTGAAGGTGCACCAGTTTCTTATACAGATTATTTCAAAGGAAAATTTAAAACGCATATGGTTGGTGTGCTGGGTGGATTGATCTGGGGCCTCGGCAATTCTTTCAATCTTATTGCAGCAGGTAAAGCAGGCGCTGCTATTTCTTATGGCCTTGGGCAGGGTGCTACTTTGATCGCAGCACTATGGGGCGTATTTATCTGGAAAGAATTTAAACAATCACCCGCAGGCACCGATGGCTTTGTAACCGCCATGTTCTTATTTTTTATAACCGGATTGGCACTTATTATCTACGCAGGTTCGTAA
- a CDS encoding DUF6786 family protein: MNARKYFTLIIAACFLAVACNTTPEKKATAKDSIPVNHTYGYDKNFLKENIIGAFELVSEDSVSRVLLSADYQGRVITSTADGDSGTSFGWLNYSLIGGDQKKKQFNPFGGEERLWLGPEGGQYSIFFKGGDSFNINHWQVPALIDTVTFNLDQFSRSSATFTKKAQLTNYSGNVFNINIERTINLLNKKDVAGKLQTTIPPNIKMVGYETVNKLTNIGNTDWTKGKGLLSIWLLGMFTPSPKTVVIIPFTPVTNARSFITDNYFGSIPAERLQVKDSVLYFTCDGKFRSKIGLSPTIAKPIAAGFDFEKNVLTIVIPQVHKDAPYVNSKWELQKEPYKGDVINSYNDGPLADGTQMGPFFEIESSSPAMELKKGETGEYRQTTCHLTGDYNSLKQIAQQLLGVNLDDIKK, translated from the coding sequence ATGAATGCAAGGAAATATTTTACACTGATAATTGCTGCTTGTTTTTTAGCAGTTGCCTGCAACACTACACCCGAAAAAAAAGCCACAGCAAAAGATTCTATTCCTGTAAACCACACTTATGGCTACGATAAGAATTTTCTGAAAGAAAATATCATTGGCGCCTTTGAACTCGTAAGTGAGGATAGTGTTTCAAGGGTATTATTGTCTGCAGATTACCAGGGCCGTGTTATAACCAGTACGGCAGATGGAGATAGCGGTACAAGCTTTGGCTGGCTCAACTATAGTTTGATTGGCGGAGATCAAAAGAAAAAACAATTCAATCCATTTGGTGGTGAAGAAAGACTTTGGCTTGGTCCGGAAGGAGGGCAATACTCCATCTTTTTTAAAGGTGGGGATTCATTTAATATCAATCACTGGCAAGTACCAGCATTGATAGATACCGTAACATTTAATCTTGACCAGTTCTCAAGATCGTCTGCAACATTTACAAAGAAAGCACAGCTTACAAATTATAGCGGCAATGTATTCAATATAAATATTGAAAGAACAATTAATCTGTTGAACAAAAAGGATGTTGCCGGTAAACTACAAACAACAATTCCTCCAAATATAAAAATGGTTGGCTATGAGACCGTAAATAAGCTTACCAACATTGGCAATACTGACTGGACAAAAGGCAAAGGCTTATTATCAATATGGTTGTTGGGAATGTTTACACCTTCTCCTAAAACCGTTGTCATCATTCCATTTACACCGGTTACCAATGCAAGAAGTTTTATAACAGATAATTATTTTGGCAGCATTCCTGCAGAGCGTTTACAGGTAAAAGACAGTGTACTGTATTTTACCTGCGATGGAAAATTCAGGAGTAAAATTGGTTTATCACCAACAATCGCAAAACCCATTGCAGCAGGTTTTGATTTTGAAAAAAATGTATTGACGATTGTTATACCGCAGGTACATAAAGATGCACCTTATGTAAACAGTAAATGGGAATTGCAAAAAGAACCTTATAAAGGTGATGTTATTAATTCTTACAATGACGGTCCGTTAGCAGATGGCACACAAATGGGCCCATTCTTTGAAATAGAATCTTCATCCCCGGCAATGGAATTAAAGAAAGGCGAAACCGGAGAGTACAGGCAAACAACCTGCCACTTAACCGGTGATTACAACAGCCTGAAACAGATTGCACAACAATTACTCGGCGTAAACCTCGATGATATAAAGAAATAA